TCGTTTCGCCGGTCTGGATAGCGGGAGTGGCGCTCGCCCCGTAGAGGCGGCTCCCCTTGATGTATTCCACGCCGATTGCTCGATTGCTATCGTCAAAGAGAATCTTCGTTGCCAGCGCATTGAGTTCGATGATCAGAAGCTGAGGCGATTGACGATGAACATTCAGTATTCGCTCGCGTGTACCAGTGCGAGCGTGATCGCTCGTAGTGAGAGGAAGGTATCGTGCACCTCCTGCGCTCTCTCTTACAAGGCGCCAATCGTTTGGATCGAATGCCCCCTTCCACAGCCAGCGTAGATGGTCTCGGCGGCTGCCGGCGTGTTTGAAGGCCTGCCAGGCAGAAATCAGAATTGTTCGGACGAGCGTCCAGTCGAAGATTGCCGCGAGCGGAATAGCACGCTCAGTCGACAGCCATCCATTCCAGCCGTGGCGCGTAGGGTTGAATCCGAACCAATTGAGCAGGCGATGAAACGTGCGATGACGACAGCGTTCGAGACGTTCAAAGTAGCTCCGCATGTGCTCGGCACTCCAGGAGTCGTCACCTGTGAGTTCCGCGATCCCATCCCAATCCGAGTTGTGCGGATAGACGAAGATCATTGCATTGTGAGCCGTACAACCACCTAGCGCTGCGGAGCGGGGATACAGCACTCCATCGACTCTCTTGCCGTCGTGGGTCTCTACGTAATTCGGATCACGCCTTTGCCTGTCATCATTCGCATAGTGGCGAACGAAGAAGTTCCATGCAATGTTCTTGTTTTCCGAGGCATAGCCGTTGAAGACCGGCACATCGTAGTCGTTTGGTAGACCGCCACTTGGAGAAGCGGGATCAGCCTGGCTGGCTCTGGGATCGTCGCCAGCCTCAAGCAGTAAAACAGTACGGCCGGATTCCGCCAATCGCGCGGCGACTGTTCCGCCACCTGCGCCAGAACCTATAACGATAAATTCAGCGATTGCGTGTTGTGTCTCGTTGTTCAACAGCGCCTCTGCCTGTCGGAGTTTGTACGAGGGGCCTTGTTCGTGCATCCATCGTAGCGTCAGTTGGTAAAAACCTGAAGCGGCTAAATTGCACCCTGTCAACTGTTCGATTGACAAATGCCGGCAGTGAGGTCATAGTTGGCCATGCTCGCACATGGGCCTCGGTGTGCATTGATTTCTGAAGCATAAGGAGATTGCACGATGGCCTATACCGTCAATCAGTTGATAGAGATGTCCAACCAGCAGCTCGATGAACTCTTTTCAAATAGTCCGACGGGAGATATTCCAAACGGCGAAGCGAATGGGACAGCAATCGTCGCACCTGGCACAAAGTTTTCGCCAGCGATTGCGTCACTGATCAACATCTTCACATGGCAAGGGAAGACCTTCGACGCTGTTCATGGCACGTTAACGAATCGCATTCTTGCATTTGGTTTAAATGCAATCGTGGCACAGGTTTATAAGTCAGAGAGCTGGTTTGATGGCAAAGAGTGCATCGTGCTGGACTATTCGAAGACATCGATGCTGGCTGAGCATGTTCGCGATGAGATCCGTCAGATTGGGCCAGGGTTCTATCTCGGGCTTGTGTATTGGAAGAAGGACAAGACAATTCACTTCGCACTGCAATTTCCAACCTCATAGACGTCAGTTGTGACGTTGTTTGTTATGTGCGAGGTGCGACTTGACCCTAAATCCAGACAGACCTGTTCCGAAGGCCAATACAGGATCGGCGCTGCTTAATGCGCTCGCCAACTGCGCTATTAAGCTGGTGCAGTTAGAGCGGCGGTTCGATCCATTTTATCGCCCGGCGTTTGATTCTGTTCTCCGCGATCCATTGGCGAATGTGGTGACGTGGCTCATCAACGCAAGACGGCATGATGACGGCCTGAAGATAGCCGAAGAAAAGCTCTTGGAAGATGAGGAAATTTACTTCGACTCGATCATTTCCACCTTTCAGGCGCAACTGCGTGGACTATGGAAGCCGGGGGCTTTCGAGAGAGGAGGTAATACAAAGACCCATGGAATCGTACGTGCGGACTTTACAGTACACGATGGACTGCCGGCACAGCTTCGTCATGGCATCTTCGCAGAGCCGCGCACATATAAGGCATGGGTGAGGTTCTCAGGGCCCGGGCCGTACATTACTCCCGATATCGACGATGTGGGATTTATGAGCATGAGCGTCAAACTAATGGGAGTACCCGGCCCAAAGTTGATGGACGAGGAGAAGTTCACGCAGGACCTCCTCGCAGTCTCGGCGCCTGTTTTTGTAAGCCCCGATGCAAGCGCAAATGCGCAGTTGCAGGTTGAGAGCTTGAGGAATGCGCAGGTCTTCTACTTCATCAATTTGCATCGTCCGCATATTCTTGACTTTGTGATGCAGTCGCTCTTTCTCAAAACCCAGAGCAGCCCGCTTGAGTCACCCTATTTTGGACAAGTCCCTTACTTGCTGGGAGAAGGGCGGGCGATGCAGTACTCCTTCTGGCCCAGCTCGACTGTAAAGACGCGCATACCGCGACTGCCCTTACGCCCGCCTGACGACTATCTGCGTCAGGCGATGGCGGCGACGCTTTCGCGGCAGGACGCTGTATTTGAAATGAAGGTGCAGCTACAGACTGACTCGTTTTTGATGCCGCTGGAAAACAGCGCTGTGCTGTGGCCTGCAAAGAAATCGCCTTATGTGGCAGTGGCAACTGTTAAGATTCCAGCGCAGGTCTTCAGTTCACCTGCCCAGATGGATTTTGCGAAGCGTTTGTCATATAACCCGTGGCATTGTATTGCTGAGCATCGCCCACTCGGGAACATTAACCGCGCACGGCGTAGAGTGTACGACACGCTTTCCAAATTCAGGCACAGCATGAACAATGTGCCGTTGTATGAGCCTACTGGCGACGAACGCTTCGAGTGAAGCTCTGCTGGTAGTCTCCTTGACTGAAGCGGCTGTCGGCGCATATTCTCTTCGGTCTTTGGATGTCTTCCCGCTTGTGTGCTGCTGGTTCGGGCCCGTCGTTATTTCAGCGAGGTGCGATAAAAATGGCAGAGATCACTGTTACGAACTGGTTTGGCAATATTGTGTCGCACCCGCAGGTGGTGGTCGACGCGAACTCCGTCGAAGACATTATTGCGATCGTGAAGGATGCCGTGCACTATCCGGCTCCTGTGCGAGCAGTTGGATCGAACCACTCGACCTCTCCTTGCGGCACGGCCGATGGCGGGACGCTTATTCGAATGAAGATGAATCAACTGCTTAGCATAGGCCCCGAAACGCTTGTGGCGCAGGCGGGAGCGACGCACCTTCACATGGCGAAAGCGCTCCAGGAAAAGGGTTATCAGTTTTATGTGAACACGGAGATCGGTAGCCTTACCGCAGGAAGTGCTGCGTGCGCAGGAACAAAGGATGCGTCCTTTGAGGGCGAGTATGGCCAGGTAGGTTCCTACATTATTGGCGCAAAGATGGTGCTCGCGGATGGTTCGCTTCTTGACGTAACAGAAGCTGCGCAACCGGACCTTATGAAGATCGTTCGATCAAGCTATGGTTTGCTCGGAATCGTATATGAAGTGACCTACAAAATTCGTCCACTGATTCCCATGGCTGTTCATCACACGACGTATGGCCTTGCTGAATTTTTGAAGGAGTTGCCAGCGTTGCAGGCATCCGGCTACTCCATGATGTATTACATGTTTCCCTTCGCCGATAAGATTACGGTTGAATTCAGGAAGTACAATCCGTCCGCGACAGGAGAAGCCAACTGTACCGCCTGGGCCATCAGGAACCATATATGGGGCTCATCGGGGCCTAAGCTTGGGCACGATATTGAGCAGAATATCGCCTCTCCATCCATCCGCTACGGCATCGTCGATGCGTTCAACGCATCCTGGCGGCTGACGCTTGAGAACATCGTATCGAGCGACTACACGCACGCCCCCGACCAGATCATCGACTACCCGCCTGTATCCAACGATCATCGCTATACGTTCAGTCTGTTTGCATTTCGTGAGGAAGACTTTCCCGCGGCTATCTCGGATTTTTACAAATTCTGCAACGATTACTACCAACAGAAGGGCTATCGCTCGAACCTGCTTTACGTTGGCTACAGAATAGCTGCGGACCAGCAATCGCTGCTCTCTTACTCATATCATGGGACGGTCATGACACTGGATCCCGTATCGACTGCGAACCCTGGCTGGGACGAATACCTGACAGCGTACAACCAGTTTTGCAGCGACCGGGATGGCGTCCCGCTCTTCAATCAGACTGCGAACTTAACGCCTGCGATTATGAAGAAGGCCGTGGGAGACCGATTACAGCTTCTTGCGGATACACGCAAAAAATATGATCCCGGCGACAGATTGCTGAACCAGTTCTTTAAACCGTATCTGATGTAGGCCGGGCGAGAAGCTTTATCGAGAGGAAGAAATTTGGAGGCGCGGGTCGGGATCGAACCGACGCATAAAGGTTTTGCAGACCTCTCCCTTACCACTTGGGTACCGCGCCTCTGTGTGGGCCGTTCTGTTCAGCCCTGCAAATTGTATGTGAAGTTTACCGCAGGCAGGGAATTATTTGGAGCGGGAGACCGGGGTCGAACCGGCGACATCTTCCTTGGCAAGGAAGCACTCTACCACTGAGCTACTCCCGCTCTCACAGAAGTAAGTATATCGACTCGTCATCGTATGGTCAAACCTTGTGGGTGCCATGCGATACAACGTCTTTTCGCCGATTAGATTAATTGGGCAACCGCTGATTGAAGGGGATACGCGGTCCAGCAACCTCGTTGGAGCGATGACGCACAATGTGCGGTGTAATCAGCAGGATCAGCTCGCTTGAATCGGTCTCCGCAGTCTTGTCGGCGGTAGCAGTCTGGAATCCTGGAAGCTCACCCAAACCGGGGATTCCACTGATTGCGGCTGATTCTGAGCGGCTCAGCGAACTCGCGATCAGCGTGGTTTCTCCATCGGCCACCGTAACGTCAGAGGTGTACTGCCGGTTGATGAGGATGGGAATGTTGTTGATGGCGGCTCCGCCCAGCGCTTGAATCTTCAGGTTGAGCTTCAGCTTTACCATGCCAGACCGCTGGACGGTTGGAGTAGCCTCCACCAGTAGGCCCAGGTCTTGGTATTGAATCTGCGGAATCGTTACTGAGCCGGATGCTCCCAAGTATTGATTAAGCAGGCTCTGCGCGCTTACTCCATTGATCGTTGTGCCCGCAAGAGAAGAAGCGTTGCCTGAGATTCCGCTGGTGTAAGTTGCGGTGAGGATCGGATAGCGCATTCCTGATCGAAAGGTTCCATTCTGCCGATCGTCGACACGAAGCTGGATATTGTCCAGGGCGCGTGTGTCGCTGGAGTTCAGCGCAAGGTTGAGCTTTGTCGATGCGTTTGCCGTGACGCCTGTGGCCGTAAGCCCGCCGCCGAAGAAACCGAGCGTATTGCTTAACAATGTGCTTTGAACCAGGCCGGACGAAATAAGTGCCAGGGCAATGGTGATATCGCTGGCATTTGCCGGAATTAACCCCTGGCTGATGGCCTGCTGCACCAGCGACTGGTTCGCCTGCACCAGCTTTCGG
This region of Acidobacteriota bacterium genomic DNA includes:
- a CDS encoding GMC family oxidoreductase — encoded protein: MHEQGPSYKLRQAEALLNNETQHAIAEFIVIGSGAGGGTVAARLAESGRTVLLLEAGDDPRASQADPASPSGGLPNDYDVPVFNGYASENKNIAWNFFVRHYANDDRQRRDPNYVETHDGKRVDGVLYPRSAALGGCTAHNAMIFVYPHNSDWDGIAELTGDDSWSAEHMRSYFERLERCRHRTFHRLLNWFGFNPTRHGWNGWLSTERAIPLAAIFDWTLVRTILISAWQAFKHAGSRRDHLRWLWKGAFDPNDWRLVRESAGGARYLPLTTSDHARTGTRERILNVHRQSPQLLIIELNALATKILFDDSNRAIGVEYIKGSRLYGASATPAIQTGETIRVYASREVILSGGTFNSPQLLMLSGIGPSDELAVHGIPVRVDLPGVGRNLQDRYEVPIVNRMKFKQWRIFRGARFSSDDPPFQQWKKARQGPYITNGGVLAAFRRSFPDKATPDIFCLAILGLFRGYKPGYSSIFANNLNYLTWVVLKAHTNNRAGRVTLRSADPLDPPLINFHYFDEGSDLREEDLAAVVEGIRFTRKITQYFKNIGQIEAEELPGDSLQSDDDLRAFVRDHAWGHHASSTCAIGPCDQLGVLSSNFCVHGTQRLRIVDASIFPRIPGFFIASAIYMAAEKAVDVILRENQEHDIR
- a CDS encoding catalase family protein, with amino-acid sequence MLNALANCAIKLVQLERRFDPFYRPAFDSVLRDPLANVVTWLINARRHDDGLKIAEEKLLEDEEIYFDSIISTFQAQLRGLWKPGAFERGGNTKTHGIVRADFTVHDGLPAQLRHGIFAEPRTYKAWVRFSGPGPYITPDIDDVGFMSMSVKLMGVPGPKLMDEEKFTQDLLAVSAPVFVSPDASANAQLQVESLRNAQVFYFINLHRPHILDFVMQSLFLKTQSSPLESPYFGQVPYLLGEGRAMQYSFWPSSTVKTRIPRLPLRPPDDYLRQAMAATLSRQDAVFEMKVQLQTDSFLMPLENSAVLWPAKKSPYVAVATVKIPAQVFSSPAQMDFAKRLSYNPWHCIAEHRPLGNINRARRRVYDTLSKFRHSMNNVPLYEPTGDERFE
- a CDS encoding FAD-binding oxidoreductase, whose product is MAEITVTNWFGNIVSHPQVVVDANSVEDIIAIVKDAVHYPAPVRAVGSNHSTSPCGTADGGTLIRMKMNQLLSIGPETLVAQAGATHLHMAKALQEKGYQFYVNTEIGSLTAGSAACAGTKDASFEGEYGQVGSYIIGAKMVLADGSLLDVTEAAQPDLMKIVRSSYGLLGIVYEVTYKIRPLIPMAVHHTTYGLAEFLKELPALQASGYSMMYYMFPFADKITVEFRKYNPSATGEANCTAWAIRNHIWGSSGPKLGHDIEQNIASPSIRYGIVDAFNASWRLTLENIVSSDYTHAPDQIIDYPPVSNDHRYTFSLFAFREEDFPAAISDFYKFCNDYYQQKGYRSNLLYVGYRIAADQQSLLSYSYHGTVMTLDPVSTANPGWDEYLTAYNQFCSDRDGVPLFNQTANLTPAIMKKAVGDRLQLLADTRKKYDPGDRLLNQFFKPYLM